The Rhodopseudomonas julia DNA segment ACGAACATGCCCATCGATCCGCAAGTCGAGAAAGTGCTCCAACGCATGGCGAAGGCCGGCGGGCCGCCTCTGCACGAGATGAACGTCGCGGAGATGCGTGCCACGCAAGGGGTGCTGCAGCACACATTCGGCGGCCCGATCATCGATATGGCGGAGGTGAAAGACGTGGCGGCCGACGGGCCGACCGGACCGATCCGGCTCAGGCTCTACAGGCCGCACGGCGTCGACGACACCGGGCCCGCCATCATCTATCTGCATGGCGGCGGCTGGGTACTCGGCACGCTCGACACGGCGGACACGCTCTGCCGACGCATGGCCGACACCGCCCGCTGCCGGATCGTTTCCGTCGATTACCGCCTCGCCCCGGAAAACCCGTTTCCAGCAGGCCCGGAGGATGCGATCGCCGCCACGCGCTGGATCGGCGCCCATGCCGTCGAGCTCGGCATCGATGCGAACCGGCTTGCGATCGCAGGCGACAGCGCTGGCGGCAGCCTCGCCGCCGTTACCACGCTGGCGCTTCGCCAAGAGGCGCCGCAGCTCGCCTTCCAGGTGCTTCTCTATCCCGCCACCGACAACAGCGAGGCCTCCAATTCGCGCCCCTCGCGCATCGCCAATGCGAAGGCGCCGCCGCTCACGCTCGAAGACATGATCGCGCTCGTCACCCATTACCTGCCGAACGTCGAGACAGGGCTCGACTGGCGCGCCTCGCCGCTTCTCGCCGAAGACCATCACGGCCTGCCGCCAGCCCTCATCGTCACCGGCGGTCACGATCCCCTGCTCGATGACGGCGCGGCCTATGCGCAAAAGCTCCGCGATGCCGGCGTCGAGGTCCTGCACCGCCATTTCCCCGGGCAGGTCCATGGCTTCATGGAGCTCGGCGGCGTCGTCGATGCCGTCGGCGAGGTCATGGAGACGATCGCACTTCTCGCCAGGCAGCGCTTCTAGGAGAGCCCGCTTGCCTCAGCGTCCGTAGACCAGAATGTGGTTGTTCGCCGGCATCTCGATCTTGTCGACCGGCTTCAACCCATTCTCGCCGGCAAGGACGCAGAGCGCCTGCACGTCGCGCAGACCCCATTCCGGGTTGGCCGCCCGCAATTGCGCGTCGAATTCGGCATTGCTCTCGCTCATGGCGCCGTCATGGGCGAACGGGCCGTAGATGAAGAGAAGCCCGTCGTCAGCGAGATAACGGCCGGCGCCCGCCATCAAATGTCCCGAGACCACAAAAGGTGTCACATGCAGGATGTTGATGGCGAGGATGGCGGCAAGTTCTGCTGGCGGCCGCCCTGTCGCGCCGCCGTCTTCGCCGAGCCGCCAGCTCTCGCAGAGATTAAGATCGACGACGTCGCGCAAATTGGGCTGCGGGTTGAGCGCCGCCCAGGCGGCGGTGCTCGCCCGATGCGCGTCATCCATGTCGGAAGGCCAGAAGGTCAGATGCGGAAAGGCCTTGGCGAAGCCGACAATGTGCTGGCCTGAGCCGGAGCCCACTTCCAGAACGTCGCCTGAGCGCCTCTCCAGAAACGGCGTCAGCGCCGCGCGGATCGGCACGTGGTTCTTGTGGAAGGAACGCGTGTCGAGGCGTTTGTCGCCCGCGGCCACGGGGCTCGTGCTTTGACGGCCAGGGATGAAATCGGTCATTTCCGGAAAATAGAGAAGGCGGGCGGCCGCGACCATACGGCCCGCCGTCGCGGGAGGCTCAGCCTTGGAGGATTGCCGCCCCGATCTCCGGGCGTCCCGCTTTCCTCGAGGCCGCGATCACCGTGTTCGCCATCAGCATGGCAATGGTCATCAGCCCGACGCCACCAGGCACGGGCGTAATGGCACCGGCGACCTCCGCCGCCTCGCCGAAATCAACATCGCCGACGAGCCGCGTCTTGCCCTCGCCCTTCTCCGGCGCGGGAATGCGGTTGATGCCGACGTCGATGACGGTCGCACCCGGCTTCACCCAATCGCCCTTGATCATCTTCGGCCGTCCGACGGCCGCGACCAGAATATCGGCGGAGCGGCAGACGGATGGCAGATCGCGCGTCCTGGAATGGGCAATGGTCACCGTGCAGTTTTCCGCAAGGAGGAGGTGCGCCACCGGCTTGCCGACGATGTTGGAGCGGCCGACGACGACGGCGTTGAGCCCGCTCAGATCGGGCGTGACCGATTTCGCCATGACGAGACAGCCCGCCGGCGTGCAGGAGACCAGCGCTTCGTCGGCCAGGCCCGAAACGAGCCGGCCCACATTGATCGGCGAAAGCCCGTCGACATCCTTGTCCGGATCGATGGCCGCGATCACCGCCTTCTCCGAAATATGCTTCGGCAGAGGAAGCTGCGCCAGGATGCCATGGATCTTCGGGTCGGCATTGAGCCGCGTGATCAGGGCGAGAAGCTCGGCCTCGCTCGTTGCCTCCGGCAGGCGGTGCGTCTCGGAATGAAAGCCGCATTCCTCCGCCTTCAGCCCCTTGTTACGGACATAGACCTGGCTTGCCGGATCCTCGCCGACGATGACGACGGCAAGCCCCGGCTTCACGCCGGTTTCCGCTTCGAGCGTCTCGCGCGCCGCCTTCACTTTGTCGATGGTCTGCGGTGCGATCACCTTGCCGTCGATGATGTGAGCTTTGGGGTGCGCTTGGGGCTCGGACATATGCTTCTCCGTCAGGGGCGCGCTCAAGGCGCGTGAGGGCCTGATAGCGTGCACACATCGCGAGCGCAAAGGGGCCTTTCGGCGAGGGCCCAGGAGCTGCACCCAGCCTCAAAAACGAGTCTCATAGAAAAAGGCCGCCGCCGGTTTGCCGGCCGCGGCCTGTCTGGTTTTCCGCCCCCGATCTTGCGAGGAATCTTGGAGAAGATCCCGACCGAGAGGTGCTGGCTCAGGCGAGCGTCAGATACGGCGCCCGCGAATGCCGCCGAAAATGGCCGAGATAAGGAAGAGGATCACGGCGACGAAGAAGATAATCTTGGCAATGCCCACAGCCGTACCGGCAATACCACCAAATCCAAGCACCGCAGCGATCAGCGCGATAACGAGAAAGGTCAAAGCCCAACCGAGCATGACAAATACTCCTGTCTTCCGCGCCAATAGGCGCTTTCGGGACAGATAACGCGGAAGAACGTGTTCGGTTCAATTGCACGCTTGAAAAAGTTTGCTGCCTCGCAAGAGGGCGAGACGTCACAGGCCGCGCAAAAGCAGGGCCTGGGCCAGAATCAATGTCTTGACGTCGTTGATCCCCGCTTCCCGCACCAGGGCGAAAAGCCGATCGAGCGACATCTCCACGACCTCGATCGCCTCGCCTTCCTCGTCCTTGCCGCCGCCCGCATTCTTGCGGTCTTGCGGGCGGTAGGGCGCGAGAAAGAGATGCGCGAATTCGGTCAGGCAGCCAGGGGCGGGATAGACGCTTGCCACATGCTCCGCCTTTTCGAGCTTCACGCCGAGCTCTTCTTCCGCCTCGCGCAACGCCGCTTCCGCAGGCGTCTCGCCCGGGTCGATGATCCCGGCGCAGGCCTCCATGATGAAGCCGCCTTCGGGGCGCTCGGCAAGTGGCGCCCGCCATTGGTTGACGAGCAGGACCGTGCGGCGTTCGGCATCATAGGGAAGAAGGCTCGCCGCATCGCCATGGTCGATGACTTCGCGCTTATGGGTCTGCGGCGAAAGCCCGGTCACGGTCAGCTCGTCCATCCGGTTCCAGCCGTCATAGACGCGGCGGCGCTCGACGATTTCTGGCAGCGGTTTCTTCATGGTGGTCCGATGCTGGGCTGTGCGTTGAGGAGACTTTTGCCGCGGCATGGACGATTGCAGGGGGAGCGGCAAGGGCGAAAGCCGGAAAAGGCGGAGCAAATTCCGCGAAATCGCAGGCAAACCGCGGCTTCCTGCCTTTTCGTCGGCTTATTTCGTCTCTACATGCGGCAGCGAGATGCAAGGAGCCTGTGATGCAACGTGAGGGCGCCGCAGTCGTGCGGCTCGAAGATTACCGACCGACCGATTACGCCATCGACACTGTCGATCTCGATTTCCGCCTCGATCCGACGGCCACGCAGGTCACTGCGTCTCTGGCGCTTCGTCGCCGCGAGCCCTCCCCCACACAGGCCCAAAAGACACAGGCCGAAAACCCGCCCCTCATTCTCGACGGCGACGGGCTGAAACTGAAGCAAGTCTTCGTCGATGGCCGCACGCTCAGCGCCGACGAATACGAGGCGAGCCCGGACCGCCTCACCCTGCACACGCCGCCGCACGAGCCCTTCACGCTCAAGATCGTCACCGAGATCGATCCGGAGAACAACACGGCCCTGATGGGGCTTTATCGATCGAGCGGCGTCTACACGACGCAATGCGAGGCGGAAGGCTTCCGTCGCATCACCTATTTCTACGACCGGCCCGACGTGCTGGCCGTCTACACCGTGCGTATGGAAGCGCCGCGGGCGCAAACGCCCGTCATGCTCTCCAACGGCAATCTCATCCAAAGCGGCCCGGTGGATGGCAGCAACCGCCATTACGCCGTCTGGCACGACCCGTTTCCGAAGCCCTCCTATCTCTTCGCCCTCGTTGCCGGCGACCTCGGCTCCATCCACGACGAATTCGTCACCACGTCCGGCCGGCGCGTGCGCCTCGGCATCTTTTGCGAGCACGGCAAGGAAGAGCGCTGCCGCTATGCCATGGATGCGCTGAAGCGCTCCATGCGCTGGGACGAGGAAGTCTTCGGACGCGAATACGATCTCGACGTCTTCAACATCGTTGCCGTGTCCGACTTCAACATGGGCGCGATGGAGAACAAGGGCCTCAACGTCTTCAACGACAAATACGTGCTCGTCGATGCGGAGACCGGAACGGACATGGATTACGCCCATGTCGAAGGCGTGATCGCCCACGAATATTTCCACAACTGGACCGGCGACCGCATCACCTGCCGCGACTGGTTTCAGCTCTGCCTCAAGGAAGGCCTGACGGTCTTCCGCGACCAGGAATTCTCCTCAGACATGCGTTCGCGCCCGGTCAAACGGATCTCCGACGTGATCGGCCTGCGTCAGGCGCAGTTTCCGGAAGATGCCGGCCCGCTCGCCCATCCGGTGCGGCCGACCGCCTACCGCGAGATCAACAACTTCTACACGGCGACCGTCTACGAGAAGGGTGCCGAAATCTGCCGCATGCTGAAGCTCGTCCTGGGCGATGAGGGATTCCGAGCCGGCATGGACCTTTATTTCGAGCGCCACGATGGCGGCGCCGTCACCATCGAGGACTTCATCGAGTGCTTTGCCGAGGCGACCGGCAAGGATCTCACCCAGTTCTCGCTCTGGTACCATCAGGCTGGTACGCCGAAAGTGACGCTCCGCCACGCTTATGATGCACAAAGCGAGACGCTGTCGCTCAGCCTTGCCCAGGAGCTGCCGCAGACGCCGGACAACAAGCCGAAAGCGCCGCAGCTTATCCCGCTTTCCTTCGGCCTCGTCGGCCCCGACGGTCAGGATCTGTCCTGGGACGACGTCGATGCCCCGGCCGGCCTCGGCGATGGCGGCAAGGAGGCGCTCGGGCGCGGTCTCATCCTTCTCTCCGAAAAGGAAGTGAACCTCACATTCCGCGGTGTGCGTGCCGAAGCCGTCCCCTCGGTGCTGCGCGGATTTTCCGCGCCCGTTCATCTTGAGGCCGATCTCACCGACGACGACCTCTTTTTCCTGGCACGCCAGGACACGGACGCCTTCAACCGTTGGGAAGCGCTGCAAAGTCTGGCCCGGCGCGCCATCCTCTCGGGCTATCAGGCGCTTGCGAGCGGCGGTGCCGCCTCATTCGATCCGAGACTTGCGGCGGCCTTCGCGGAACTTGCCGAGAACACCGATTTCGACCCGGCCTTCCGCGCGCTCGCCCTCGCTTTGCCGTCCGAAAACGAGATCGCCCAGCTGATCGCCAAAGATGTCGATCCCGACATCGTCTACGAGACGCGGCAGGCGCTTGCCGGCTTCATCGGCGAGAAGGTGGCCGACCGCATCGTCGAAGCCGCAAAGCGCGAGCCCGCCATGCCGGCCTATTCGCCCGATGCCGACAATGCCGGGCGGCGCGCCCTCACCTTCGCCGCATGGCGCTATCAGATCGCCGCCGGCAAGGCGCGCGGTCAGGACGAAGGCGTGGAAGTGCGCAAATCGTTCGAGACGGCGACCAATCTCACCGAGCGTCTCGCAGCGCTCCGGCTTCTCGTGCACGAAAACCTCACCGGCGCCTCGGCCGCGCTCGACGCCTTCTTCGAACGCTACCGCGACAATCCGCTCGTCCTCGACAAGTGGTTTGCCGTGCAGGCGATGCAGCCCGGCCACGACACGCTTAAAAAGGTCGAGGCCCTCACCCAGAATCCGGCGTTTTCCTGGAAGACGCCGAACCGCGTCTATTCGCTGGTGCGCACCTTCGGGGCCGGCAATCCAACGGCTTTCAACCGTCCCGACGGCGCCGGCTATCATTTCCTCGCCAATGCGATCGCCGATCTCGACAAGAGCAACCCTTCGGTCGCGTCGCGGCTCGCCACCTGCTTCCGCAGCTACCGGCTGCTCGAACCGGGGCGTCGCACGCATGCGGAGGCCGCTTTGCGGGCACTCTCCGACCGTCCGGATCTATCCACGGACGTGGCCGACATCGTCATTCGCACGCTGGGGTAGAAGCTGATCTTGCTGCGGGTCTGGACAATCTGATTCGGTAAGATTCAAATGAGGTGATTCGGGGGTGCGGCTGCCCCCAAATCACTGGAGGTCATGCATGGCGCGGGCTCATCAAGCCATCGCGTCCGCGTTCAGGCGTCTGCCCAATGTGAGACGTCTCGACCGGCAAGCGCTGGCGGGCCATGCGCGCCTCTTCATCCACCCTGCCTATGCGCGGCTGGTGCGGGCGGAGCCGCTGATCCGCCGCCTCATCCCATTCCTCATCGTCCTCTTCATCGTCACGCTCGGAATGATGCGGATCGTGGTGTTGAGCGATGCGCGCGGCGATATCGAGAACAAAGCCAAGCTGACGCTCGGCCTGCTCGCAAGCTCGATCGCCACCAATCTCGAAGAAATGCGCGGGCAGATGCCCGCAACGGCGATGTCGGAGACCTATCACGGCATCCTGGCGAACGCTCTGCCGCCGGGCGCGGAGGATTCCGGGCGCGTCACCGTACTTGCCGACCCTCTCGGCAAGATCGTCGCGGTGGATCCCTATGCGGTCGAACTCGTCGGCCGCTCGCTCGACGACCTTCTCGGCGCCGGCCAGCCACTCACCACGCTCGGCGAGCGTGCGGGCGTTCTTTCCATCCGCCTGCCGGATGGAAGCGACGTGCTTGCAACCGTCCATCATATCGGCGAGGCGACCGGCTCCGTCGCCATCTACCAGCCGCTCTCCGCCGTTTTCGCCAATTGGCGCAGCCGGGTCTCCCGCGAGGCCACCGTCTTCGTCGGCACCTCGATCATCCTGTCGATCCTCGGCTTCGCCTATCAGGCGCAGACGACGCGCGCGGAAGAGGCCGACTATATCTACAGCGAAACGCAGAACCGCGTGCATATGGCGCTGATGCGCGGCCGGTCGGGGCTGTGGGACTGGGATCTGTCGCGCGGGGCGATCTTCTGGTCGCCTTCGATGTACGACATCGTCGGACTTCCCGCGATCAACAACCTCCTTTCCGCCGGAGAAGTGTCGTCGCGCATTCATCCCGAAGACGGCGACCTCATCGAAATGGCGAACGCCCTCATCCAGGCCGAGGGCGCGCAGATCGACCGCGAATTCCGCATGCGCCACGAATCCGGTCGCTGGATCTGGGTCCGCGTGCGCGGCGAAGTGGTGCGCGATGCCGATGGCCCGCATTGGATCGGCATCGCCGTCGACGTAACGGAATCGAAGCTCGCCGCAGAAGCCTCCCGCACCGCCGACCTCCGCCTGCACGATGCGGTGGAGGCGATTTCGGAAGCTTTCGTCTTGTGGGATGCTTCCAACCGCCTCGTCCTGTGCAATTCCAAGTACCAGGAG contains these protein-coding regions:
- a CDS encoding alpha/beta hydrolase; the protein is MPIDPQVEKVLQRMAKAGGPPLHEMNVAEMRATQGVLQHTFGGPIIDMAEVKDVAADGPTGPIRLRLYRPHGVDDTGPAIIYLHGGGWVLGTLDTADTLCRRMADTARCRIVSVDYRLAPENPFPAGPEDAIAATRWIGAHAVELGIDANRLAIAGDSAGGSLAAVTTLALRQEAPQLAFQVLLYPATDNSEASNSRPSRIANAKAPPLTLEDMIALVTHYLPNVETGLDWRASPLLAEDHHGLPPALIVTGGHDPLLDDGAAYAQKLRDAGVEVLHRHFPGQVHGFMELGGVVDAVGEVMETIALLARQRF
- a CDS encoding DUF938 domain-containing protein, producing the protein MVAAARLLYFPEMTDFIPGRQSTSPVAAGDKRLDTRSFHKNHVPIRAALTPFLERRSGDVLEVGSGSGQHIVGFAKAFPHLTFWPSDMDDAHRASTAAWAALNPQPNLRDVVDLNLCESWRLGEDGGATGRPPAELAAILAINILHVTPFVVSGHLMAGAGRYLADDGLLFIYGPFAHDGAMSESNAEFDAQLRAANPEWGLRDVQALCVLAGENGLKPVDKIEMPANNHILVYGR
- the folD gene encoding bifunctional methylenetetrahydrofolate dehydrogenase/methenyltetrahydrofolate cyclohydrolase FolD; translated protein: MSEPQAHPKAHIIDGKVIAPQTIDKVKAARETLEAETGVKPGLAVVIVGEDPASQVYVRNKGLKAEECGFHSETHRLPEATSEAELLALITRLNADPKIHGILAQLPLPKHISEKAVIAAIDPDKDVDGLSPINVGRLVSGLADEALVSCTPAGCLVMAKSVTPDLSGLNAVVVGRSNIVGKPVAHLLLAENCTVTIAHSRTRDLPSVCRSADILVAAVGRPKMIKGDWVKPGATVIDVGINRIPAPEKGEGKTRLVGDVDFGEAAEVAGAITPVPGGVGLMTIAMLMANTVIAASRKAGRPEIGAAILQG
- a CDS encoding DUF1328 domain-containing protein; the protein is MLGWALTFLVIALIAAVLGFGGIAGTAVGIAKIIFFVAVILFLISAIFGGIRGRRI
- a CDS encoding NUDIX domain-containing protein, whose amino-acid sequence is MKKPLPEIVERRRVYDGWNRMDELTVTGLSPQTHKREVIDHGDAASLLPYDAERRTVLLVNQWRAPLAERPEGGFIMEACAGIIDPGETPAEAALREAEEELGVKLEKAEHVASVYPAPGCLTEFAHLFLAPYRPQDRKNAGGGKDEEGEAIEVVEMSLDRLFALVREAGINDVKTLILAQALLLRGL
- the pepN gene encoding aminopeptidase N, which translates into the protein MQREGAAVVRLEDYRPTDYAIDTVDLDFRLDPTATQVTASLALRRREPSPTQAQKTQAENPPLILDGDGLKLKQVFVDGRTLSADEYEASPDRLTLHTPPHEPFTLKIVTEIDPENNTALMGLYRSSGVYTTQCEAEGFRRITYFYDRPDVLAVYTVRMEAPRAQTPVMLSNGNLIQSGPVDGSNRHYAVWHDPFPKPSYLFALVAGDLGSIHDEFVTTSGRRVRLGIFCEHGKEERCRYAMDALKRSMRWDEEVFGREYDLDVFNIVAVSDFNMGAMENKGLNVFNDKYVLVDAETGTDMDYAHVEGVIAHEYFHNWTGDRITCRDWFQLCLKEGLTVFRDQEFSSDMRSRPVKRISDVIGLRQAQFPEDAGPLAHPVRPTAYREINNFYTATVYEKGAEICRMLKLVLGDEGFRAGMDLYFERHDGGAVTIEDFIECFAEATGKDLTQFSLWYHQAGTPKVTLRHAYDAQSETLSLSLAQELPQTPDNKPKAPQLIPLSFGLVGPDGQDLSWDDVDAPAGLGDGGKEALGRGLILLSEKEVNLTFRGVRAEAVPSVLRGFSAPVHLEADLTDDDLFFLARQDTDAFNRWEALQSLARRAILSGYQALASGGAASFDPRLAAAFAELAENTDFDPAFRALALALPSENEIAQLIAKDVDPDIVYETRQALAGFIGEKVADRIVEAAKREPAMPAYSPDADNAGRRALTFAAWRYQIAAGKARGQDEGVEVRKSFETATNLTERLAALRLLVHENLTGASAALDAFFERYRDNPLVLDKWFAVQAMQPGHDTLKKVEALTQNPAFSWKTPNRVYSLVRTFGAGNPTAFNRPDGAGYHFLANAIADLDKSNPSVASRLATCFRSYRLLEPGRRTHAEAALRALSDRPDLSTDVADIVIRTLG
- a CDS encoding sensor histidine kinase, yielding MARAHQAIASAFRRLPNVRRLDRQALAGHARLFIHPAYARLVRAEPLIRRLIPFLIVLFIVTLGMMRIVVLSDARGDIENKAKLTLGLLASSIATNLEEMRGQMPATAMSETYHGILANALPPGAEDSGRVTVLADPLGKIVAVDPYAVELVGRSLDDLLGAGQPLTTLGERAGVLSIRLPDGSDVLATVHHIGEATGSVAIYQPLSAVFANWRSRVSREATVFVGTSIILSILGFAYQAQTTRAEEADYIYSETQNRVHMALMRGRSGLWDWDLSRGAIFWSPSMYDIVGLPAINNLLSAGEVSSRIHPEDGDLIEMANALIQAEGAQIDREFRMRHESGRWIWVRVRGEVVRDADGPHWIGIAVDVTESKLAAEASRTADLRLHDAVEAISEAFVLWDASNRLVLCNSKYQELYQLPDNLVRPGTAYADVVASGRRPQFASLLPAAESPQLGGRSVEARIEDGRWLQINERRTKDGGFVSVGTDITALKQHEAQLLENERKLTATVADLRGSRQQLEKQAQQLVELAEKYALEKEHAEELSRVKSEFMANVSHELRTPLNAIIGFSEMMQSGAFGPLGNEKYEEYCADIRDSGGYLLSVISDILDMARLESGRISLDPSEVDLFELAEEVVASLSKEAAESNIDIRLDVEKDFRLDADRKALRQALLAVVSNGVKFTPTDGKVKISARRRGGEALIAVEDTGIGIPKKALERLGRPFEQVARQMTRDHKGSGLGLAITQSIVQLHGGAMRIDSSEGVGTRVTLSLPLHQQQTANAA